GTATTTTATCCGCATTCCAGATTTAGTATGATTAACAGCGTTTACTTTTATCACGTAcaattaatatatgtaatttgCTGTTTATAAAAGTTAAAATCATACATAGTGAAAGGCAATTTTAAATAAACAAACATTACCAAACATATGGTTCATGATCCTCGCCAACGATTTAGTGAGCAAGCTTCATTACTTGTCTTAAGGAAAAATTAGTGTTCGTTTTAAGTTGAATTGCCTTTCGGCACAATCATACAAACATCGACTACTTTAGACTAAGTTTTGATAATTAGCATAAAAAAACAGTTGTTAGGTTATGAAATAAACTCAATTAGATACTCATGAAAAAAAAACTTTTAGAACCTTGAGAGAACACCAAGTAAAACATCAACAAACTGTGAGGAGTAAAAACATGTCCAAGAAATCATTACTTCTGTTTCTTGGGTAAAACTTGAATTTCAACTCAAGTTACTTAATGCATCAAACGTAACTTTGTTGCACAAACACGACATATTAAAACACCCAACACCATATAACTGCAAATTACAACTATGGTGCTCATTCTGTATCTTAATTCTACAACACTAACTCATGTACAAGGGATATGAGTACCTTCATGTGAATAGTTTTATCCCTCCTTGTTTCGGACTACATGTTGGAACTTCACATACAGGTACAAACACTTCTCGATGCTTTATGCATCTTCTTGGGCTGCAAGTTTAAACAACGAGTGATGGTCAAAACTGTGGTTCATAACAAAGATCTAATACACAACCACAAATGGCTATGATGTGTTTTTGCATTCACGTGTTTGGCCAATATATATTTGACGCACAAAGGTGTAATAATACCCTATTGTAGGTGACGGTTCAACTCACTACATGTAAATGGGTTAATTTTTGTTTATGTAAAATCCCTAAGACCACCTGCTACAGTCACTAAGTCGTGGAGGTAAATTCGAGAGTTTTCGGAGGTTTGAGGGTATTTGGCTGTGACAATTTTTAATGAGTTGTTATTGGGAGTGTCAAATATTATCAGAAGATTTTGGGTAATATGGCAAAACGTAATTGGTAGTTGGatgtaaaaaaataaattaataatatataaatgatgTGTTATATTTTGATTGGGTGCCAAAAGTGTTGTTTGCACGTTTCTTTTGTGACTAACGCCCAATTTACGTAACTCCCATCATTCCCATTGAAAAAATGCCAGCTAGATTTCTTGGGCATTAGATTCAACATTCACGTCGCATAGTGGGAAGTCTAACAGGTCAAGTATAGCATATCGATTAGATTTtacaaaatccgtttaattaaccgGTCAACGTCGTTATTGGTTCAAAATTGAATTTAGTTGGTCATAGTTGGATTagtcggtcaaagttggtcaacattTTAATATGAATTCAAGTTAGATTTTTGGAGTTTTTGAACAAATGAACGATTATGATTATGTTTCTAGACAGTTGTGTTAAAGTTTATGTTTGTTTACGTAATGGTTTTCTTTGAGATTTACACTAATAATTctgaaaattaatatttaaatgtataaaaagccCAATCCAGTTAATCCCCGATTTGACAGATAATCCCTACTAGGTCCCAGCCAATTAACCCCTGATTACTGAGGccccgtttggctcacggaatccCATTGGATTATGTGAGCCAAACGGGGCCTGATATTACAAGCTAACACAcgcacacacgcacacacacatgCATAATGAGATAGAAATAGCACTACATACTGCTCAAAATAAATCCTTGAAGCAAGCTCTGGGCTCTTTCTGCTTGCTCCTGGGTACCAGATATTTGGATGATATGCTCTGTTGCTTCACTGCTTGTATCAACCAGCTTAACATTGGCTCCCGAAAGCTTAATTGAAATATAATTAACAATTAACATACAAGTTATAATACATGCTATTAACAATTAACAACAGAAAATACATTGATAGATAAACTTAGAGGTGCCAAAGTAGGCAGGTCAGATCAGGATAATTTGTGGAGTAGGTAGGTTGGGCTGACCCGAAGCAGTCGACATAaatctttttattttcttttataaagtCAGTGTGTCAAATACGATTACAAATTATATTCTTTTTTAATGGATCTCACACACCCGGATTACATAATTACTTATTTCCTTAATAAAGATATAGGAGGCtttatgcaatagtaataaataataatgcaCTTCAGAGAACATCCCACAGAATTGGACATTTTCTATTTACTGTTGACCCTTATAAGTTAAACACAACCCAAATCGAACCATTAATAGGTAAATGAATCAAATATACCACCTCTAGTCTAACAAACTGGAAAATTTTGAAAGTTGTAGGTAAGCTTACTTGGCTAATCTGAGCAAGCTTATTTCTAGACTTTGTAATGAGCTTAGGAACAGCATAATCTGGTATGACAACTTCCAGTATACTCCTTGTTACAAGTTGCACAGGTCTCCTAAAAGAAGAAAGGAAAATGGTATATGATCGGTGTGTAATTACAGAATTAGCGAATTAGTAAATAAAGCAGGACCGTTACCTGTTCACTGTACTTGGTGCATCTTCACGACTTCCATTTTCAGTTTGATTTAAAGTTTCGTTGTTCAATCCCCCAACACTCTACAGAACAATGACATGCATCATGAGGCAAGTTGAAGCCTTTTGTGAAACAAATAAAAGAAATTGCACTTTGTGCTCTAATTATGTGGATGAGAGACAAAAATACACTATACACTATATAAGTCTATAGATAAAGGTGGAAAAAAAGGGTGGATTAATATGGGTTTTGGTCAAGACCAATAACTTCTTCAATGGGTTAAAACACTTTCAGTCTGAAAACTTTCATTATTTTAGAATAAAAGAACAATGCGTCCAATATGATTGAATAAATCATTAAAGGTGCATTAAATATACACTTAAGAGAAATGCAAGCACATTCAACCTGTTCCTTTTCAAGTGTAACTACTTTACAAAAATTAGACCCAATGTTATATAAAACATACCACAAATGAtcaaaatacatatacatacatatattattcATAATAAAAGTATATGTGTCCAATATGATTGAATAAATGATATAAGGTGCATCAGATATCAGATATACACACTTTAAAAGAATGGTGGCACATTTGAACCGTTGATGCATTCAACCTACTCCTTTTAACTTTGCAAAAATTGACCAATTAATTAAGAAACATAACCTGAATTAAGAGTGGCTTACCTTTGCTGGAAGTACGGGCGGTGTGGTTTGTACGCTCTGATTGGACGCAACAGTAGTATCATTTCCTGTATACGTTTCCCGTGCAGATACATTGTTGCTAGAAGCTGCCTCCATATTTGAAGCACTTCCCACAGGGCTCGGTGCATGAAAAGGGGCGGGTTGAGTATCCTTTTGAAAAAACCCTTGAAACATATAACTGCGTAGTCTTAATGTCACCTCCACAAGTGCTTCTCTAGCAGCCTTTATCTCTCCAACGATCTGAACAGATAATCATAAAGAAGTCCATCAAGCATTGATATGATACCCCGTTAACTTCTTTTAGAAGAAATTTAATTTATGATGTTTGTTAATAAGTAAGAACGTAGCTCATCTAATAAAGACAGACAGGGGCGGAGCTAGTAGGGGGGCTTGTGGGTGTCTTGCCTCCCCCAACCATGGTAGTGTATATGCTTATTTATTGTGctttaatgaaaaaaaaaaatcgaGTTACAGATTCATAAAATTGAAGTTGGAGACTTGTTGTAGAGGAGAGCTAGTATATTTGAAATTTCATTGAGTGTTGATAGAAATTTTAAACTGTGGATACTCTGATTTGAAGTTGGTAAGACTTGATGCAGATTTGGAGTAATATTTGGGGAGGAAGATTAgtttttatcattttttatttatAGTCCCTGTACTTATACTTTTAACCCTATCAATTAGCAATCGTATCATTGAATGTTACTCGTATTTTGAATATAGCATGTGATCATGTTATGTTATGGATATCTTACATATAAATACTGAATATGTTAAAAAATAACAACTTTAAGCTTCAAATACTAATTTATATTGCAgatcgaatatatatttatattctgtTTATATAATTTGTAAGTAACTACAATATACATTTAAGGttaaatacatattatatatataagtaggTAGTGAATTTTTATCTTTAAGAACtttataaattgtaattttaatcgaTAAGTTGTATATTTCACAATGCAAGTTTTGTGTAAGTTcatgtctttttattttatttcaacgttataaaacATTTGTATGCCGTTTCGATATGAGATTTGTGTTTCTATTACATAATAAGTTTATGCCCCCCTCAATCATAATTCCTGGCTTCGCCTCTGAAGACAGACCTAACGAATGTTATTTGTTCCTTCCACTGATATGAGTAGATCAATTACTATATGCGTGTTTGGTGAAAAGGGGTTGTAGAAGATAACGTTTCTCATGTTAGGAATTGTAATTGTCAGGTAGTGTTCAGCAAACTCTGATTACTTGAGCAGTAAATTGAAAAAATGACCAACGAATTTGGTATTTTGTGAAATGGAAATAAAAGTCTATCCTGGTATGTTAAGAGGAAGAGAAAATAGGAAAATTTATGTCTTTTCATTAATTAGTTCCGCTGGAAATTTTATGGATCTGATTGACTTGAGTTGCAGATTTTGGATAAGTGGTTCCAAAAAACGGGTCAAAAGAGCATGTTAAAGTAATTACATTGAAACCAAGAAGTATAGATAAATGACAAACCTGTACAAGTTCATCATTAACTGATACAAATTGAGGGAGATTTTCCCTGGGCAGAATCTGAATGTCTGCACCGGTCGTTTTTTTGGTCTCGGATAAAAAACCGTCTCTTCCATCTAAACATCCAATTTCACCAACAGTGAGAAGAAGacgagtagtaataatattatctttCTCTGGAACAAGATCCAGAATTCGTGTCTGTACATGCAATAAAGCTTCTTGAGCAGGGAACAGCTCATCATCAGGACCCTAACATTAAAGTTGGCATTTTTAGATACTAGAGAAAAATATAAACAGCAGTAAATCTATTATAATCAGAAGTGCACTGTAAGCTGTTCAAAGGAAACAAGCTCAAACAAGACGTATGAGATGAATAGATAAATATGTGTGAATTTTATGGTAAACATTAGATGTGTCGGTTTCAACACACTTACTTATGATTTATTACTAACGAGTCAAATGAGTAAAGATAACATACTAGACTAAAAGGAACAAGTTATATGGTTACACAAACGGGCCAAAAGATATTTTAATGCATATAACAATCTCTTAAATAAGTGTATTCAAACTACAATACTATTGAAATATTCTAATTATTGTAATCATATATTACACACCAATTATTActaaaaaatatattgcaaaatttGGAAAAAGATTTTTGGATAAACCCATTACAACCTGTTTTGACACATAATCCAACCCCTGCAACCTGCCCAATTTCCCACCAACAAAAACATAAAATCCTTCAAAATGGTCAGGTTATTTAGGTCACTTTTCATTTAGACGAATATAGAGACAACAAATACCTCTTCTGAAGAGATGATGACGATCTGCTCATCTGATCCAGCCACGAGATCAGAAACCTTGACGTTTACACCAATTTCATTTTGGAGCAAATCCATAAATCCATCTGATTGCCCAGTAATGCTATCAACCTTATTGTTTGGACATAGTATCCGAAAAACAAGATCTTCTGCATTTTGGGACTGCGCATTCTCAGACATAGGACTAGCACCAGTATCATTAACAAAACCAGATGGACGTGGGCCATTATTAAAGCTCCTGGAATTGTTTAAACCACCAGATACTCTTGACCCATAATTAGGCCCATCCATTGATGGTCGACGAGTTATGTTATTTGGGTGATGCATAAAATCCTCTTCAGGAGAAAAGAACCGATCAGGTGATTGTAATCGTCCATGAAAATGGTTACGATCCCGATGCTGACTCTCCCTCAATCGTGAGGAAATAATCTCTATTGCATTCTTCACTGAAACCATATCACCAACAACCTGTAATAAAAGATAATATATTTGTCATATTATGATTGAATTTACACTAAATAAGTGTAACAGAAACACGATAAATTATAAAAAACCAAAATTTATTGTTCCCATTACTCCGTAAAATTTTAATATCTCAGAATCCGATTACAAAACGTAAGAACATTAATTCTCATATACGCGAAATACAATGTGTTCTTCAGATTGTTTTAGTGCACCAAACACCTCAAATTTTACACATAGATACACAACTTACCTAACATATATGCTAACCAACAAGAGCACCCAAGTTTCTTCAGTTACATAGTATTAACCACACAAAGTGGTTcacatcgtactttcatttaatgTGAAGAATAGATGGAAACCGAGGGTTCAAATTACAATGAGAACGATactttaaacattttagttaaaatGCTTGTTAAAGGCCATACTATTTTACTCAAAGTCTCTAACTTGTGCTAAACCATGCTTACTAACAATGGCACCACTCACATGTCAAAATCACTCAATCAGACTGTCTATATGGGTCCGTACTACTGTCTATATGGGTCTGTACTAGCCATAAATCAAAGCAAATTGAGTAAATCAAAACTCCCAAAATATCTTAAGGATGTACATCCATCTTATAACATAACATAAGTATCCAGCAATCCATTGATCATGATCAGGAAAATACAATTCATCAAACAAGGCAACATCACAATTAAGTTCAATAATTCAAGTTGTATACGAGTTAAAGTCTTTTTTAACCTGAACAATTTCCTCAGACATATCGACACACCGAGGAATAGTATGATCTCTGGGCAAAACCCTAATAAGAGTTTTAGTTTCCATCCTCATTTGTTCAATAATCCTCCCACCTTTTCCAAGTAAACACCCTACATGCATCCTAGAAACCACAATCCTAGACACCAATCTATTAGCACCATTTAAACCCCCTCTTACACCATACAtatcttcatcatcttcaccaCCACCATATCCACCATAACCACCACCCCCAATCCCACCACCATCACTCTCCAATATCCTCTCATTTATCAAAAGCAATGCTTCCTGTGCAGGACTAAAATTAGGCATCCTACCGTCCGGATCTCGTCTTCGAGTATCCGAAATCTCGATAATTCGCTCCTCGTCACCAGGTACTAATTCATGAACATTAATCCAAGCACCAGTATGTTGTCTAATAGCTTTAATTATACAACCTGATTTCCCAATTACACTTCCAGCTTTTGTATCATTACATAAGATCCTATAGCTAGTAGTAACCATAAGTGATGACGGATCCTGTGGTTTCCGGCCACCGGCGCCGGCGCCGCCCATGTTCCGGCGCTGGTGGTGGTTGTTATGCGGACCGTAATGATGACCACCACCGCCGccgttgtaattattattattgttgttattataacgTGGTCTTactctagggtttagggtttccaTGTGATCGTAATCCTGATCGTAATAGTATCGTTTTGATCTTGATCGATCCATCATTCTGATTTACAATCGATCAAATGAAGTCAAGGTTTATGGCATATACACAGATTGTATGTATGTAATTGAGGTTTTGGGAGTGTACGGACAGTGAAGTGAATTGAGTGGATTGATATATTTAAAACCCTAGAAAAGATTTGAGTGGAGGTTGAAATGCTCCATATTTAATATTTTAATCTAACTAATTAAATTGGGGTCTATTCATACATTTTGCGATATACACACTCCCTCCGTCAAAATTTATATAGAAAGATTTTGAATTATTTTTTAAAATAGAGTATATAGTCTTTttctaataaagttatttttaaatatagtttttatggCTAGCTTTAACTAAAAAATTATGCAAAAGAATAATACATCAAAGTTAGCTGTTGGGAGAAAATCGTTTACTTGTGCTGTCAATTGCCTTTTTGTACTTTTTTGATAAGTAGGACGTGTTATTTTtttgagtggagtagtggtggtgttgctTTTTGGTGTTGGTTAGGAGTACTGTGATGATATGtaaaaatataattgggttaagtattaaaaagggataaaaataataatttcaaattaataaaaaaataaaaaaaacaagtaACATGGTGTTTCTTGTCCCGTTACTTTAACCCAAACGCCAAAGAGACACGACAAAGAGCCGCCCCATTATTGCATATTTTGGCATTTCTTGGTCCACATGGGCAAGTAACTGGCGTTACTTAAGCCCGTTACAAATAGTCTTACAAGTCTCTCTCGTACTTTGTGTTATATTTatttgtactcataatttaaccacTTGTAAActagtttatttaattaattttgatGGAGTATGTTATGGGAAGAAAATCTGTTATAGTTGGGTGTGGTATCAGGTATGTGATGGTAAAAAAATGGGGAGAAAAAGTTAATGTAACAGTAAGTGATGTAGAGAAAAAACGTAATAAATATGAGTGATCTAATATAATAAAAGATAAATAATGGATGAAAGACGTACATGTTACGATTTTAAATATTTTTTCGAATTGTTTTTAGGTCATGCAAAGTAACACAATTTATGTCCTTACAAAAAACTTCTCATCGGCTATTAATCGATATTTACATAAACCACCAATGACAATATATTTCGTTCCCTCCAAAACCATAACCATTTTTttggaaaagtaaaaaaaataaagttCGAATCCATCGATTATCTCCAATCGAATAAGATCGGAGTAATCCGAAAAACGATGAAGGAGAATTCAACCACCGATTCTAACGAAAAGCCCGGTCTAGCAAGTCGTGTAGGCAACAATATCGCATCTGCATTCTTTGCATCTCTTGATAGTTGTTCGTGTGTTAATGTAACCACAGCCGATTCTGACGACGAGGAAGAACACAATGAAGAAGAATTACAAAATCAAGCTATTCCGATTGCTCGCCTTCAATTAACGGCTTCAGATAGTTCCAAACATTCTCCAACACCCATTGAGAATCTCCCCGTCTGAATAGATATTTCGAGATATGATGATTGATGATGCTCATGATCAATTATTTTGTTTATTAACGTGTTATATATGTATGATAGTTGGAGGGTAAAAAAGATAGCACCCATGATGTTTGATCGTGTAAAAAGATAAGAACATAATTTATGTTTTGTGTCAatataatatctatatctatattatatctaATATATCTATATCTTTTTGCATCAAATTAAAATATGGAACTCATTATCAACTATTCGTTATAGAAGGTGGTGTAGACTGGGGGTGTGAATTCGTTTTTGCACTTTTTTTTTTATGACGTGACAATGTGTAAAATTAAAAAGATTGTGTTATGGTGATGTGAGTTGAAGTTGTGGTGATGATGTGACATTTTAGTTTCCTTGCTTGTGTGTAAGtaatacttttttttattatttttgtcaACATACTTTTTTAACATAATAAAAAACATActtaataaaaaaacaaaaataaaataaaaagtccaTTATTATAGTTCATAAGAAAACACACAAAGTTACATACACAAACTAAAAGAGTAAAAGACATTAAGGCATAAATTAAAAGACATAAATGAATCGTCATCCTCCTTGTTGTCATCAATGTTCAAATCTCCTTTCAATTTGCGACGAACCAATTTCTTAACATTCTCCAAATGTCTTGCATCTCTCGAGTCCGTCATGCTTGTAGTGGATTCATCAAACATCTCCATAATTGAAAGATCTGATTAAATACTGACACACTCAATGAACTTATCAAGCGCATTGTTCCTTTGCGTGCTCAATCCATCTTTATACTGAAACGCCCTCGActtgatttttataaagtttttgtTTTAGTGCGCGGCGCACACTGTATTTGCGCCGCACGCACCAATAAAGGGAATTGACCTGCCATAGTTTCTAATTGTAGTGCGCTGCGCCCACAAACGTGTGTGCGGAGCGCACCTTTCCTGTCACACCCTCTAAATGGAATcgggggtcatatgtgactaaccaataccaaaacacaagtgtaaagcgagaacgactctaaatgagacgtttttattaAAATTCAAAGTATTATAGCAGCGGAACTAAATTGTCAATACAAAAGGAAGCCAAGATGTAAATGTAATTGTTCTAAtgcaataacataaatataaaatggGGACTCCATAGCAGCATAGTCCAAGTAGCAAGTAATCTTTTAGCAgttatcacctgagacaaaacatgcttaaagtgtcaaccaaaaatggttgagtgaacaacataggtttatcaataataaccaattttttagaccacaagatttagttatcaagttTGATGTAGCAACATCGTTCCAAAGTAAGTGTCGAAGtcatgatatcgagactaaacataaGTTACCCTAAAACACATCatgttcgtgtcgttgaatcattaatatgtatccattgaccaacggtcaactagatagagacgtcactctcaataggcctactcacattaACTAAGCTTGCGTTAcaaagcaattaacgatatcatggtagggatttagcatgaaacatagcatggcagcacagttaaacagtttcgaGTACTTttatctaagcgtaaaacagttttaaaagccagcatgtgtctcaccccaaagtttaaaataagtaaataaagaaagttaaaaagtggggctatgaagttcaccttagtcgcaagtaagttattccacgcaagaagAATGAACGAAGTATGTAAtcgaagatctcaacctagagatataacgtttagttagttaatgtctaacagacataaagtatgtttattaatatagcaactatattgacagtgacggttctcgagaaaagttcctatttctcgaaAGTTTCTAGTTtcgaaaacctactatttatgaaaagcttccacttatagtaagcttctagtttaagaagttcgggttataattcttcacaaagacgttgtacaatcttgcccaaaaTTCGTCTATCAAGTAAGTcagggatgaccagatgtaaccgggggctcaggactcttgaccagaatctaagtcatggcattcgagatccacaagcttgtcccataaatggcaacctagacatcgtcCTCTTACGatcgtaagtagcggtgaagttcgtatatattgtacattatcttttaattataaccttcttGTTATAGGTATATAAATACGATAggttaatatattattatcatacttaataGTTTATTATTTGTGTGATAGTATAACTTAGTTCAATTAATGTGTTACAATATAAGataggtttatatgttataatagtaTTATATATTATCACTTTAATTAAACCTTTTAACCTTATAATCTTATATTATCATGTGTTGTGTAACTAGTTATGTTTCAACTTTTATCTTATCTTAACTAGTAACCTATGTATTTTCAAACTTATCATTATCCTCTTAACcatacttaataattataataatctagGTAAGCTTTAtctttctttttttatttatttatcctattatattgtattataatttCATTAACAAAATCTTTTATCATCATACCTTGTTTACTAGATTAACCAAGCGTTCTTAATCATATTAATTATAattcttatttacttttactaaCCACATGTAATCTTCTttacctattttttttttttttaaattcatatacacatacacatacatgcACACGATTTGCATGCATGCATGCAATACATCTATATTTTTTTACGCAATCATAACCATTATCTTTTAACATCgataattttattataaatatattcataACTTATTAGtattaatcatgatcataatcacaTTCAAATATCATACTTTTAACCAATTCATTGATCACATTCCTATTATCATATTCATGTATTCACCATTATATTCTTTAATCTTCTTCAAGTTAATTATATTCATGTATAACTTATATTAACATTCATGAACTTCATTCttgtataattattatcatatgcaTATACCTTAAAAAAATTTGAATACATGAAAGGTATTATTAAACTATAGGTTTATGGGATACCTCAAGAGTGGTTTTAAGCAAGAAAAAGGTGGTCTTTGATGGTGACAAAAACCCGAACAGCAGCAGCAGTAAGCAGCAGCCAAAATGAGCGGGTCTTGGGCCTGGTTGGACACGCGGAATCTCAGCAGAAACAGCAGAGAAAACGCAGCAAAAACAGTGAATAAATGCGACAAAAGGTGGCGGTTTGGGTGTGGTTTTACAGCGGACAGCGGCCTCTAAAAAAAATGCAGCAGCAGGGTGGTTTTATGGACGGGTTTTTGGGCTGTTTTAAGGGCGCAAGAACAGCAGCTAAGCTGCAGAAGAGTGGCAGATAAAGGGGACTGTTTTGGGGGTCCAATACAGCAGCAGAGTGTTGCGGTTTGGGGCAGTCCTGGGGACTGCAAAAATGCAGCAGTGGAGGGTGGTGAAAGGCTTCAAAAACACATCAAAGTTggaggtggtggtggcggtttaggAAGCTGGCCGAATGGGGTGTATGGTGGTGATGGGAGCCGAAAACTAGAGAGCACAAGGGGAAGTTTTTGGTATGTTTTTGAGAACAAGTTGTGAATGAGAAATCTAGGAGCTAGGACCTTATTTTATAGTGTAGGATTTAGAGTTTGAAACTAATTACAATTCCTCATGGATTAGTCTAGAAAAGGATTAGGATTGGGATTAAATTAGGATTAGTAGTCTTTATCCCCTTATTTcaatacttatcattattatttttatttattttttaattatttattattatttttttattaaactcCTAGCcgtttttttattaatatatatatttttcggcttatatttatatttatatatattttttattagataattatcataaatattatttaattaactccataattttttttaattttaattgttcCCCAATTGTTTAATAGTTTAGAGAAATGTCACATTTTAATTATTACTTATAGTTCCGATATTTACAATAACACAAAATGCATAAACTTTAATTAACagagagtgtcgactaaaagtttactatTAGGTCGACGTTTTGTCAAATAAAGTTTACGAGCACACAACCCTAATGGCAAAATAGTAAAAGTAGATATGGAaagatgagggttgttatagtacctccccgttaatgaaaactttgtcccgaagttttaggtagacttctcagatgcatctgcggttgagaagagatggggatatttccgcttcatctggtcttcacattcccaggtatactcggggcctcttcatgAATTCCAACGAATTTTAACAATAGGAATAGTGCTCTGTTTCAAGCGTTTTTCAGTTTGGTCCACGACCtccattggttcttctatgaaatgcattttatcgtcaatgcgaatgtcatccaaaggaataacgagtgtgtcatcagcaagacactttttcagatttgagacgtgAAATACGTCGTATACATTACTAAGCTCAGCGGGTAGTTCTAATCAATAAGCCACGAGACCAAttctttcaataatcttgaaaggtccaacaacaaggggatactttcaacatgactttatcaccaacttggaattctaaatctttccgacgattatcagcatagctcttc
This genomic window from Rutidosis leptorrhynchoides isolate AG116_Rl617_1_P2 chromosome 2, CSIRO_AGI_Rlap_v1, whole genome shotgun sequence contains:
- the LOC139892945 gene encoding RNA-binding KH domain-containing protein RCF3-like — encoded protein: MMDRSRSKRYYYDQDYDHMETLNPRVRPRYNNNNNNNYNGGGGGHHYGPHNNHHQRRNMGGAGAGGRKPQDPSSLMVTTSYRILCNDTKAGSVIGKSGCIIKAIRQHTGAWINVHELVPGDEERIIEISDTRRRDPDGRMPNFSPAQEALLLINERILESDGGGIGGGGYGGYGGGEDDEDMYGVRGGLNGANRLVSRIVVSRMHVGCLLGKGGRIIEQMRMETKTLIRVLPRDHTIPRCVDMSEEIVQVVGDMVSVKNAIEIISSRLRESQHRDRNHFHGRLQSPDRFFSPEEDFMHHPNNITRRPSMDGPNYGSRVSGGLNNSRSFNNGPRPSGFVNDTGASPMSENAQSQNAEDLVFRILCPNNKVDSITGQSDGFMDLLQNEIGVNVKVSDLVAGSDEQIVIISSEEGPDDELFPAQEALLHVQTRILDLVPEKDNIITTRLLLTVGEIGCLDGRDGFLSETKKTTGADIQILPRENLPQFVSVNDELVQIVGEIKAAREALVEVTLRLRSYMFQGFFQKDTQPAPFHAPSPVGSASNMEAASSNNVSARETYTGNDTTVASNQSVQTTPPVLPAKSVGGLNNETLNQTENGSREDAPSTVNRRPVQLVTRSILEVVIPDYAVPKLITKSRNKLAQISQLSGANVKLVDTSSEATEHIIQISGTQEQAERAQSLLQGFILSTQEDA